The segment CCTGGACGGTCGCGGAGGGCATCGAGGGGTCGAGGACGACGACGTTCGGCCCGAGGTCGACGTCCCCGGGCGCGGTGCTGACGGGCGTGACCTGGAAGCGCTGGGCGGCCGTGCCGTTGCAGGTGTACTGGACGAGCTGCACGCTGTCGGCCGTGGACGCGGCGGGGACGTCGAGGCACTTCCCGCTGTTGCGGTTGACGAGGTGGAAGGCGCCGGCTCCCTCGTCGACGGCCCGCCACTGCTGGTTGAGGCCGCCGCCGTAGGTCCACAGGTGGACGGCGGCGTTGTCGGCGGTGGAGACGTCGCTCACATCGACGACCTGGGCGGAGTCGGTGCGGCTGCCGATCCGGACGTGGCCGTCGGAGGTGGGTGCGATGCTCCATTGCTGGGCGGTGGTGCCGTTGCAGGCGTACTGCTGGACGGCGGTTCCGTTGGCGGTCGAGGCGGCGCGGGCGTCGAGGCACTTGCCGCTGCCGGAGTTGACGACGGTGACCAGGCCGGTGGGGACTTCGGCAGCCGCCGTGACCCCGGACTCGGCGGCGGGTGCGGCAGCGGCGGGGGAGAGCGCGACGAGGGCCGAGCAGAGCACTGTGCCGGTGGCCAGGACCGCGGCGAGGCGGTGGGGACGCGGGCGGGCGCGGGCGGGGCGCCGGGGCGCGGTGTTCCACGGAGGAAGCGGGGCGGGGGCGGGCATGGGGCTCCTTGGACGGTGGGGCAAGGGGGGAGACACGGAGCTGCGGAGGCGCTTGGGAGGGGTACCGGGGCCGTGGTCGCGGCCGTGGATCAGCCGTTGTAGGCGGCCAGGATCCGGGTGAACTCCCAAGCCTGCTGCCCGATGCCGGAGCAGGTGTCGGCGCCGCCGCCGGTGCAGGGCCGGTCGCGGTTGACGGACCAGAAGGTCAGCCGGGCCAGGTGCCGCTGCTGCGCGTAGCCGAGGATGGTGCGGAAGTCGGCCTGGGTGATGGTCTCGCCCACGTCGGTGACGCCGTTCATCGAGGAGATGCCGGTGTGGCGGTAGGCCTGGTCGTCGCCGTAGCCGTACGCGTTCTTCACCACGGTCTTGAGTCCCTCGGCCGCGCGGACGGTCAGGGTGCCCATGTTCTGTCCGTTGCCGCCGAAGTTGAACGGCATGATGGTCCAGCTGTCGACCGTGAGGCCCGCCGCGGCGGCGCGGTTGATGAGGCTGGTGTCGGGGCCGTTCTGGCCGGTGCCGAAGGTGACGTACACCTTCAGGCCGGGGTTGGCGGCCTTGACCGTCTTGAGGGCGTCGACCGTGCGCTGCTGGACGGTGGGGCTGTCGTAGGCGGCGGCCTCGATGTCGATGTCGATGGCCTTCAGGCCGTACGCGTCGATGACCTTCTGGTACGCGGCGGCGAGTTCGCCCGCGCTGGAGCAGGAGCTCTCCAGCTTGTTGCCGCTCCACCCGCCGAAGGAGGGGATGACGTCGCCGCCGGCCGCCCGGACCGTGTTGACCGTCTGCTGGTCGACGCCGCCGACGAGGGGGCGGCCGCCGTCCCACTGCGGGTTGCAGTAGCCGTTGCTGAGGACGAAGGCGAGCGTGAACCACTTGACGCCGGTGGCGTTCATGACGGTCGTCGGGCTCGGCGGGCTGCCCCAGCCGTTGTAGAGGTACGGGGCGACGGCCATGGTCCCGCCGGGGGCCGGGCCGGTGCCGCCGGCCGGGGGAGCCGTCCACTTCTGGTTGGCCGCACCGGTACACGTCCATATCTGCAGCCGGGTGCCGTTGGCCGAGCTGTTGCCCGTGGCGTCGAGACACTTGTCGGCCTGCGGGTTGACGAGGTCGCGGGCGGCGGTCACCGTCCAGCGCTGGGCGGCGGAGCCGTTGCAGTCCCAGAGCTGGACCGTCGATCCGTTCGCCGTGCCGCCCGAGGTCACGTCGAGGCACTTGCCGAGGGCCTTGACGGTGCCGTCGGCGCCCACGTCCCAGGTCTGGGCGGCCGTGTCGTTGCAGTCGTAGAGCTGGACGGGCGTGCCGTTCGCGGTGTTGGCCCCCGCGACGTCGACGCACTTGCCGCCGATTCCGGTGATCCGGCCGGCGGCGGCTTCCGCGGGGGTGTCGGTGGCGGCGGTGAGACCGCCGGCGGCGAGGGCGAGCGCGGCCACGGTGAGTGGCAGACGGGTCCGGTGCATGTGGGGGTCCTCTCGGGTGGGGGAGGGTTCGTCGGTGGAGGCGGCCGGGCGCCGAAGCCCACCGCGGATCTACCGGGTCGACCAGGCAGTTCAAGGACATGAACGCCATTCCACTTTCTGATCGGCAAAAGTAAAGGTCTGAACCAGACACGTCAAGAGTTCGCGCATTCAGGGCTTGAACGCACAACGCCCTTGGCAGTGCTGCAAGTTGGGTTTTGTCGGGAGCTGGCGTGAAGTGTTGACGGCAGGAGCGGTAGCGCCGGCCGCCGGGTGCGGCTGGCACGATGTCTGCATGGATCTCGTACATCCCCTCGACGGCTTGGACGCCCACCCCTGGCGCTCCTTCACCCACGCGTACGGCAGCGCGGAGGACGTTCCCGATCTGCTGAGGGCGCTGACCGGCACCGACACGGATGCGGCGGACGAGGCGCTGTCGGAGTTGTACGGGTGCGTGCTGCACCAGGGGACGGTCTACGCCGCCAGCGCGGAAGCGGTCCCGTTCCTCGCCAGGATCGCGGCGGCCGGGCACCGCTCGGCGGACGTCCTCGTGCTGCTCGGCGGCATGGCCGAGAGCGAGGACGAGCACGGCGTGACACCGGGCGCCTTACGGGCGTCGGTGGCCCGACAGCTGCCCCTGCTCCTCCCGTTGCTGGCCGCGGCCGAGCCGGACATCCGCCGGACCGCCGCCTGGGCGATATCCCACACCCGCGTGACCGGGATCGGGCTGTCCCCGCTGCGCGCGCGTTGGGAGGCGGAAGACGAACCCACCGCTCGCGCGGCGGTCCTGGGCGGGATCGCCCGGCTCGACCCACGGGCAGGAGTGGCGGCGGCCGCCACCGCACTGGACCCGTCCCAGGCCGACGAGGTGCGCATGGCCGCCGTGTTCGCCCACCTCGACGCGGACGCCCCGTGGACCGAGGCCTTGCACACGACGATGCTGTCCCTGCTGCCCGCCGAACTGCTGTACTCCGACCTCGACCCGGAGCGCGCCGAACCGCTGGCCGCCGTCGTCGAGGCACTCCTGGAAAGGGGCCGCGAGCCGGAGCGCGAGGCCGCCTTCGCCCTGGTCGACGCGGCCCTGCGCGACGGCCGGGCCGAAGTGCGGGCCGAAGGCCTCTGGGCGGCCGACCGCGCCTGCATGCTCTCCCGCAGTGCTCCGTCGCGGCTGGTGCCGAGCCTGCGCGCGGCGGCCGTCGACGAGAAGTCGGTGGTCGACATCGCCTCCCTCCTCGGCCGGCTGGGCAGCGTCGCCGCACCGGCCGCGGACGTCCTCGCCCCGCTCGCCGGACGAAACCCGCGCGAGAACGACGACCACGCGGACCGGGCCCTGGCGGCGCTCGTGCTCGTCGCACCCGCCCAGGCGCTTCCCCTGCTGGCCGCGGGCCTCGGGCACCGCCCACGGGCCCTCGGTGCGATCACCGGGCTCCGGAAGCCGGCCGGTCCCGCCCTCCCCTTCGACAAGGGTCTCCTCGACGCGGTCCGCGACCTCCTCTCCCGGCCCGAGTCCCTGACCGGCAACGAACCGTGGCAGCTGACCGACCTGCTGGCCGGGTGGGGGGCCGACGCCGCGCCGGCGTTGCCCGAGCTGTGCGCGGCGCTCCCGCACCATCCGAGCCAGGCGGCCCTGGCCATCGCGTCCGTCGCCGAAGCCTGCGCTCCGCCGGACCGTACCCGTGCCGTCACGTGCTTGAGGGCGGCGTCCGAACAGGGAGTGCTCCACGCGGCGAAAGCCCTGTACACGCTCGTCGGCGAGCCCGCGCCACTGCTGAGCTGTCTCGACCGCGCACTTGGGTCCGGCGGCCGCGATGTGGACTGGGAGGCCGGGATCCTCGGCGCGCTCGGTCCCCTGGGAGCGGCGCTGGCCCCCGTCCTGCGTGAGGCGCTCAGCGACTCCGACAGCACCACCACGCCCGCCCTGGACACGGACACCGCCCTCGCCGAGGCACTCTGGCGCATCACCGGAGACGCGGACGAGGCCGTTGCCGTTCTGGACTCGGTCCTCGCCCGCGCCGAACACGGCTCCTGGTCCCGGTGGTCGGTGGTACGCGCCGCCCGCGCGGCGGCGCTCCTCGGCCCGGCGGGGCGGCCGCTCGCCGCCCGGTTGGAAGCCGTCCTCGACGATCCGGTGCAGGCCCCGGCAGCGGTGGTGGCGCTCACGGCCGTGGCCGACCCCGCCTCGCTGGACCGCACCGCGCTCGCCGAGGCGGCCCTGCGCTCCGCCGAACAGGACGCCGATCCGACAGGGGCGTGTGACGCCCTGGAAGCCCTCGGTTCCACCGCGTTGACCACGGACCACCTGCGCCGACTCGCCGAGCTGGCCGACGGTGACGCCCGGGTCGTCCGCTCTGGAGTCGAAGACCGCATCATCCACGAGGACGAAGCCCTCCGAACCCGCGCCCGGGCACTGATGACCACGTTCACAGCCGCTGAAGCGCCCTGACCGACGAGGGCCCGCCCGGCCCTACCCTCCGGACACGGCCTAGGACACCAGCCCCTGGCCCTCCAGCTCCGTCAGCCGCACGGTGCACAGCCCCCCACGCTCGGCCTTCACCTCCGTCACCTTCAACCGGGTGCCCGGCGCGAGGATGAACTCCTCCTCTCCGGTGAAGGCGGAGAAGCGCCGGATCGCCACCGCCCGCGCCGGTGTGACCTCGAACAAGGTCCGCCTGCCACGGCTTCCGAGGAACGCCCGGGCCACCCCCAGCTCGGACGTGCACGACGACACGCCCCACCAGGTCACCGTCTGCCCCACCGGGTACTGGGACCGCAGATCCAGCGCCACGCCACGCCACAACGGCCGCGTCTGCGCCGGCAGCGCCTCCATCGCGGAGAACAGCAGCCGCAGGTACGGCAGGTACGGCACCAGCCGCTCCCGGTCCGGGGAGCGCAGCACCGCGTTGATCTCGCGGTAGAACGCCGACTCACACGTGTACAGGTGCAGCGCCGAGATCGCGTCGGCGGACAGCCCGTCCCCGGACGCCTCCTCCCCGAACCGGCTCGACCGCTCGATGTGCCGGTCCAGCCGGGCGAGGACCTGCGACACCGGCTCGACGGCCTTGCGGAAGTCCATCAGCGGTGTGTCGAACACCCCGGTGACGGCCGGCAGGACGAGTCCCTCGTCCTTGACGCTCGTGAGGCGCTCCAGATACAGCTGGTGCAGCTCCATCGTCGAAGCGATGAACGCCCCCATCCGCTCCGCGACTCCGTCGCCCTCCGAACCGCCGGTCGCCCCCGCCGCCTTCCGGTCCCAGCCCTTCCGCGGCAGCCAGTCGATCGGCTCGGCCCCCACCGCCGCCAGGGCGTCGTTCACTTGGGCGAAGTGCTCTCCCTCGCAGAAGATGTCCCCCTGGGCCGCCGGATTCGCATGGTCGAGGTGCCGGACCTCGACCCCCGGGTACTTCTTCTCCAGCCGCTGGACGACCCTCTTCAGGCTCCGGGCGTGCGCGCCCCACCAGGCGAACACCACGCCCCGGTCCTCCTCGTCGGCGTCCTGCTTCGCCCGGAGGATCTCCTCGACGATCTGCTCGGCCACGGGCCGCCAGAAGGAGGTGTGTCGATCGGTCGGCAGCGCCCCGTCCGCACTGGCCGTCAGGGACGCGTTCAGCAGCAGCACGCCCTGGGTGAGCATCGCCTGGAACCATTCAGGCGGCGCGACCGTGTCCTCCTTCTTCAGCAAGGCGCGGACGTCGGCGATCGGCGTCTTCTTCACGATGCCGTACTTCCACATCGCCGCCGCCTTGATGATGCAGCGAATGCTGACCACCCGGCCGAACTGGCTGTCCTTCCAGTCGCTGAAGGTGTTGTCGAACATCGCGATGCCGGTCGCGCTCTCCGGCCGGGGGTACGGGTTCTGTCCGAACGCGACCACCTTCCACTTCTGCGGCGGATGCGGCTTCAACGCCTGGAACGTCAACTCGCGCACCGGGACGACCTCCGGGCTGCGCTGGGGACCGATGAAGTCGGCGGCCCCCGGCTGTGCCTCGATCACCGGTGCCAGCAGCGGAAGCCACGGCTCACCGCCACCGGTGAACAGGTCGGCAAGGCCCAGCGGGTCCCCGGCGGAGGAACCCGCACCGCCGGTGGCCGTCACGTCGACATCATTCACGAGGACAGAACTCCCAGAACTCGAACCGGCCGCCCCCTCGGGCCCACCGGCATGTTGTACGGCTTCGGTGAGGTCGTCGCCGACCTTTCCGCCCTGTGCGGTGCCGGTCTGCGGAGCCTTCGCGTCAGCGACGAAAGGAAGGACGCCGCGGGACGTTGATCCGGACCCGCCGCGCGGACCCCGCTCCCTCGATGTCGTCGAGCTGCCCCAGCACCGCGGCCCGCAACTCGTCGTAGTCCGCGAACCCGTGATCGTGGAACAGGGAGTAGCCCGTCCACATCAGATTGGCGCACACCTGCGCGGGCACCCGACCCGTCTGCGCGCCCATCCCCACGAGCGCCACCGACCCGATGCTGCCGGGCTTCGCCCGGTTCTGCAGGTGCACTGCCTGGAAGGCCGCCGCGCAGGCCAGCGCCACGTTCATCGTCTCGCCGACGTTCTGCGAGGACTGGCGCATGGTCGGCGTGGAGATCAGATACCGCGGCACGGCCGCCCCGGACGGGACGCACACCGCGCTGCCCACCGGCAGGCTCCCGCCGAACCCGTCGCGGATCGCCCGCTGCACCCGCACCTGGATGCCCGCGCCGAGGTGCCGCTTGACCACGGCGTCGACGCCACCGTCCATCCGGCCCCGCGCGTTGGTGGGGGACACCCATGCGTCGACGTCCACATCGAGAAGCGAGCCCCGTCGGATCTCCACCTCGGGCGTGTCCGCGAACGCGGACCGCCAGGCCGCCACCACCTCGTCGTTGACGTCGACCAGAACGACCCTCAACGCATGCTGGAAACCCACGAATTAGCCCCTCTCGGACGCCCGATCGAACAAGATCGAAGCTATCGCGAGGCACTGACAACGCCTCGGTTCCGGAAGGCCGCCCGGGCCCGAGGACGACGCCGGTGTGCGTGCCGGTGCGGGGGGTCGGTGTCCGGATCCAGGTGGAGTGCATCGATTCGGCAGCGGTGTTCGTCTTCCGTTCACCGGCAGCCCGAGCGCGTGACTCCGAGATCTCCTAGACATAACGGGTCTGGACCAAGAGGTCCGGATGCGAAAGACCAAGGAGTTCCCCCGTCATGCCTCCCTCCCCCGACGTCTCCCGCCGCGCGCTGCTCGGTGGCGCCGCCGGCGCCGCCGTACTGGCCTCGCTCCCGCTGAGCGTGCGCGAGGCGCTTGCCGCGCCCGCCCGCCCCGGCCGGCTGGAAGACATCGAGCATGTCGTCGTCCTCATGCAGGAGAATCGTTCCTTCGACCACTACTTCGGGACCCTGCCCGGAGTCCGAGGCCTCGGAGACCGTACCGCCGTCCGCGGCGTCAACGGCAGGTCGGTCTTCCATCAGCCCGACCCCTCCCGCGCCGAGGGCCACCTCGTCCCCTTCGCGATGAACGCGGCCCACACCAACGCCTACCGCAACGGCGCCCCCGCGTTCGGCTTCGTCGATTCCTTCCCGCTCTGGAACGACGGGCGCGCCGACGGCTATGTCACCGGCCGCAGCAGCGGCTGGCTCGGCCACGGGTACTACGAGCCCGCCGACATGCCGTTCTACAACGCCCTCGCGTCCACCTTCACGGTCTGCGACCAGTACCACGCGTCGGTCCAGTGCAACACCAACACCAACCGCGACCACTTCATGACGGGCACCAGCGGCGGCACCGTCAACGACACCGTCGTCTACAACAACAGCTACATACCGGGTGGTTACACCTGGACCACCTACGCCGAGCGCCTGGAGCGGGCCGGGATCAGCTGGAAGACGTACCAGGCCCGCGACAACTACGACGACAACGCCCTCGCCTGGTTCCGGTCCTTCCAGCAGGCCAAGCCCGGCGAGCCGCTCCACGACAAGGGCATGGCGATGGCCGGCGCCCCGGCCGACCAGGGCGACGGCCACAGGATGGGCGACGCGCTGGTCGAGGCGTTCCGCACGGACGTAGCCGCCGATCGTCTGCCGCAGGTCTCGTGGATCGTCGCTCCGGAAGCCCTCTCCGAGCACGCGAGCTGGCCCCCGCCGTTCGGCGAGCACCTCACCGCCCGGCTGATCGAGGCGCTCGCGGACCACCCCGAGGTGTGGGCCAAGACCGTCTTCATCCTCAACTACGACGAGCACGGCGGCTTCTTCGACCACTGCATGCCGCCCGTGCCACCGCTCTCCGCCGCCCGAGGCAAGGCCACCATGTCCGTGGACGGCGAGGTCGTCGTCCGGGTGAAGCAGGCGGACGGCGCCACGGCGATGCGGGTCGTCTCCCAGGACGGCCGCTACCGGGTCCGCGCCGCCGACGGCGGCCTGACCTGGTCGGACACCCTGCCCGCCGGGGAGACCCTGGTCTCGGGACCGCACGCCATGGGCCTCGGCCTCCGGGTGCCGATGCTCGTCGTGTCCCCGTGGACCCGCGGCGGAGTCGTCGACTCCACCGTCCTCGACCACACCTCAGTGATCCGCTTCCTGGAGCGCCGCTTCGGGGTCCGCGAGCCCAACATCAGCCCGTGGCGCCGCTCCGTCGCCGGTGACCTGACCTCCGTCTTCGACTTCTCCGGCGAGGACGTCGTCCGGCCGGAACTGCCCGACACCAGCGGCAATGTGGCGAAGGGTCAGGCTGCGGCGGGGAAGCCGTCGATCGCCGTGCCCTCGCCGCAGTTCTTCCCGCGCCAGCAGCGCGGCACCCGCCCGGCCCGCCCCGTGCCGTACGCCTTGTCGCTGCGCTCCAGGGTCCGGGACGGCAAGGTGGATCTGGACCTCCGCAACCGGGGCCGACAGGCCGCCGTCTTCCAGGTGTACGCGGAGCCCGGCAGCACCCCCGACTTCTACACCGTCGGCGCGGACGAGCGGCTCTCCGGCGCCCGTGCCCTCCAGGGCGACGGCTACGACCTGCGGATCCACGGCCCCAACGGCTCGCTGTGGCAGCTGCGCGGTGACGCGGACGACGCGCTGGAGGCCCGGCTCAAGGAGGAGTGCGACGACGACCGCGCGTACCTGGTGATCGAGATCGAGAACCGCGGCCGGCGCTCCCGCACCGTCCTCGTCGGCGATCTGGCGTACGGCGGCGGGGTCCGCGAGGTCCGGATCGGCGGACACGACGAACGGACGGTGAAGCTCCGGGTGCCGGCCGAGCGCTGGTACGACGTCGCCGTGAGCGCCGCCGACGACCCGCGGTTCCTGCGCCGCTTCGCCGGTCGTTTCGCCGAGCCCTCCGGCGGCCGATCCGGTGATCGGCATCGGCATCGGCGCCGGGGCGTCACCGATCCGGCGATGGGCCTGCCCGACGCCCTGACCGCCGAGGTCGGCACGGCCGCCGGTGACGAACCGGTCGTCGCGGGCGGCACCACGGCCCGGTTCACCGCCACCGTCACCAACCGGGGACCGGTCGAGCTCCAGGACGTGACCGTCGCCTTCACGGTGCCGTCCGGCTGGACGGCGAAGCCGGTCGGGGACACCCCGCCGCAGACCGTGGCCGCCGGCTCCTCGTACACCGCGAGCTGGGACGTCACCGCTCCGTCCGACGCCCCGGCGTACGGCTCGGCCCGTCTGCTCGCGGTCGCCCGAGGCCGGGCGGCGGACGGCCTGCGCCTCGCCGACGGCGAGATCCAGGCCCGGATCGCCCCGTCGATGAGCGGGCGTCTGCTCGCGGAGGACTTCCAGTCGCTCGCCGGGAAGCTGGTCGAGCGGGGGCAGGTGCTCGGCTGGACGGCGACGGCACCCGACGGCTGGTCGGTCGTCAACGCCGCCGGGATGCCACAGGGCACGCCGATGTTCCAGGGCTGGACCTTCCACACCCGCCGCGCCTGGTCGGCCGGTGCCCAGAACCGCCCGAACTTCACCCGGGGCCTCGGCATCGTCGCGGTCGCCGACCCGGACGACTGGGACGACACCGGCGCACCCGCGAGCAAGGGCCGCTTCGACTCGACCCTGGTCTCACCGGCCGTCCCGATTCCGGCCGGGCGGACGACCCTCCGGGTGGACTTCGACTCCCACTACCGGCAGGAGGGCGACCAGAAGGCCGAGGTCCGCGCGGTCTTCGACTCCGGGGAGGAGGAGATCGTGCTGCGGTACGGCCCCGGCTCGCCCGACGCCGAGAACACGGCGGTGAGCCAGGAGCTCACGATCCCGCCGACGGCCCGCACGGTGACGCTCCGCTTCCGGATGTACGACGCCGGAAACAACTGGTACTGGGCGGTGGACCACATCCGTCTGGGCTGATTCCGAGGGCGAGTGGGGCCGACACGACGCCCCCGACTTGATAGGCAAGTGACTGCTTGCCTATCCTGGGGGCGTGGCCGACGACCTTTTCAAAGCCTTGGCCGACCCTACCCGCCGCACCATCCTCGACGAGCTCACGCAGAAGTCCGGGCAGACACTGTTCGAGATCTGCTCGCGCCTGAGCATGAAGCACCAGCTCGGCATCTCGCGTCAGGCGGTCTCCCAGCACCTTGCCGTGCTGGAGGCCGCCGGGCTCGTCGAGACCAGGCGGGAGGGCCGCTACAAGTTTCACGACCTGAACACGGCCCCGTTGCGGGAGATCGCCGAGCGATGGCTCGCGCCCCACCCGTCCGGACCAGAGGAGAGCACCCCATGAAGATCCATCTGACCAGCGTCTTCGTCGACGACCAGGCCAAGGCCGAGCGCTTCTACACCGAGATCCTCGGCTTCGTGAAGAAGCACGACGTCCCGCTGGGCGAGACGGACCGGTGGCTCACCGTCGTCTCGCCCGACGAGCGCGGCGGCACCGAACTCCTCCTGGAGCCCGCCGGCCACCCGGCCGTCAAGCCCTACCGCGACGCGCTCGTCCAGGACGGCATCCCGCTGGCCCAGTTCGCCGTGGACGACGTGCGGGCGGAGTACGAGCGCCTGAGCGCCCTCGGCGTCCGCTTCACCCAGGAGCCCCTGGAGATGGGCCCCGTCACCACCGCCGTCCTCGACGACACCTGCGGCAATCTGATCCAGATCGCCACCGAGCCGCAGTAGTACGTACGGCAGTGGCGCGCGCACGACCAGGTGCGCCGCAGTGGCCCCGCGCACCCCGTCAGGGGTGCCGCGGGGCGCGCCGTACGCGGGACGCGAGTACGGCCGTGAGACCGCTTCCGACTCCGGTGCCGAGGACCGCCCAGGTGGCGGGGTGAGCCCAGGCGCCATGGGGAAGCTGCTGCGCCAGCACGAAGACGCCCATCACGACGACGAACCAGCCGAAGGCCGTCCTCAGCGTCTCCTGTGGGATGCGGCCGGCAAGGCGCGCACCGGCCACGCTGCCGACCACGGCCGCGGCGGTGACCGTCAGGGCGAGGGCCCAGTCGACCGACACGCCCGAGAGGTGCCCGGCGAGTCCGGCGAACGAGTTCATCGCGATGACGAGGAGCGAGGTGCCGACCGCGGCACCCATCGGCAGTCCGCCGAGGATCGCGAGGGCCGGGACGACGAGAAATCCGCCGCCGGAGCCGACCAGGCCCGTCACGGCACCCACGGCCACGCCCTTGGCGGCGATGCCCGCGAGGGGCCGCCCGCCCGGCTCGGGCCCCTCCCGCTCCTGTCGGCGCCGCCCGCGGAGCATCGCCACCGCCGTCGCCGGCATCATCAGCGCGAAGGCGACGAGCAGGACGGTGCCGGGCGTGTGCTCCGCCAGCCGCCCGCCCCCGTACGCGCCGAGCATGCTGAACGCGCCGAAGAGCAGACCCGTGCGCCAGCGGATCCGGCGCGCCCGGGCGTGCGGGAGCAGGGCGGCCAGGCTGGTGACGCCGACCACGAAGAGCGAGGTGGCGATCGCCGCCTTGGTGTCCTGACCGGCCAGAAAGACCAGGATCGGCACCGTGAGGATCGAGCCACCGCCCCCGAGCACGCCGAGGCTGACGCCGATGAGCAGGGAAGCGGCGACGACGAGCACGGTCACGGCGTGCTCCGCAGCTCCGCGATCACCGTACGGATGTCAGCACGCGGGCCGCGGTTGTACGGCAGCTTGGAGAGCAGTACGCCCATCGCGCAGGAGTTGCTGAGGGCCGCGTAGGTCAGGCCGGCCCCGAGCGCCGTCCCGACGAGATGGACGCCCGGTACCAGGACGCCGACGAGGCCGGTGGTCAGGACGACGGAACCGGTGACGAGACGTACCTGTCGCTCCATGTCCCAGCGAGCGGGGCCGCGGTTCACGGGCGCGCCGACAGCCTCCCAGGCGTTCATGCCCCCGTCGAGGACGCGCAGGTTCGACAGCCCCGCCCCGGCGAGCGCCTGCTCGGCCTGGGCGGCCCGACCCCCCGACCGGCAGACGAGGACGACGTCCTCGTCGAGGTGGGAACGGAGTTCGGCCCGGTGCTCGCGCAGGGTGTCCAGGGGGACGTTGTACGAGCCGGGGATGTGGGCCGTACGGAACTCGGCGGGCGTACGCACGTCGAGCAGGCGCGGGGCGCGTCCTTCCTGGACGAGCCGGTGCAGGACGGCGGGGGTGAGGGAGGTCGGAGTGGGGGTGGGCTTGGCGCTCATGCGTGGGCTCCGGATCGAGGAAGGTAATACCTAGGGGGGTATGAGCGGGAGAGGGGGAGGGCGAGGGGGAGTGGGGCGGCCCGGGCGGTGCGGGGCGGCGAGCCCCCGTGACGACCGGTGGGTGGATCAGGCGGCGGAGGGGGCCGCGGGCAGGGCCCAGGTCGCGTAGCCGCCGAGGACGTCCGAGACGTCATCGATGCCACGGTGTCGCAGCAGGCTGGCCGCGATGGAGGAGCGGTGGCCGCCGGCGCAGTGCACGACGAGGGGGCGGTCGGTGGGCAGCTCCTCCGTGCGGCGCGGAAGCTCGCTCAGGGGGATGTGCAGGGCGCCGTCGATGGAGCCGTTCGCCTCGCGCTCGCCGCAGGTGCGCACGTCCACGACGACGGGAGGGTTGTCGCCCGCGAGAGCGGTCCGCAGCTGGGCGGCGGTCAGCCGGCTCGCCGGGGTGACCTCGTCGGCCAGCTCCTCCAGGGCCTCCTCCGGGTTCCGCAGGTAGCCCACCGCGCGGTCGAAGCCGATCCGGGCGAGACGGGTGACGACCTCCTCCTCCCGGCTCTCCGGCGCGACGACGACGAGCAGGTCGGCGGGGTCGAGGACGGTGCCGGCCTGCTCGGCGAACCGCCCGTCGGCGGGTACGTTCACCGCGCCGTGCAGGTGCCCGGCCGCGAACTCCTGCGGGGAACGCGCGTCGACGACGACCGCACCCGAGCGGCGCAGCTCGGCGAACTCGGCCCGGGCGAGCGGTCGCGCCGCGGTGGCGGCGTCGTACCGGTGCCGGTCCTTGCGGTTGAGCTCGGCGTCGTAGGCGAAGTAGCCCGGCGCGGAGGGCTGGCCGGCGGTGACGAGCGCGACGAACGCCTCGCGGCTCATCGGCGCACAGGCGTAGTTGGTGGCGCGCTGTTCCCCGATCGTGGACCGCTTCTCGGTGGAGAGGCTCTTGCCGCAGGCGGAGCCGGCCCGCGCCCACGGGCTCACCGTCGTCGGAACTGCGTGAAGAACACGACAAGTCCTTTCGGGGCTCCCCGGATTTCGATACCCCCATGGGTATCTTTGACTCGACCGTAAGCCGACTCGCCGCGGCGAGTCAAATACCCCCCTAGGTATTCATCCCCGGCTGATGGCGAGGGAGACTTGCGCGGAAGCAGCCCGCCCGCCCGTGTCGGCAACGGCGTCCAGT is part of the Streptomyces sp. NBC_00250 genome and harbors:
- a CDS encoding ricin-type beta-trefoil lectin domain protein — protein: MHRTRLPLTVAALALAAGGLTAATDTPAEAAAGRITGIGGKCVDVAGANTANGTPVQLYDCNDTAAQTWDVGADGTVKALGKCLDVTSGGTANGSTVQLWDCNGSAAQRWTVTAARDLVNPQADKCLDATGNSSANGTRLQIWTCTGAANQKWTAPPAGGTGPAPGGTMAVAPYLYNGWGSPPSPTTVMNATGVKWFTLAFVLSNGYCNPQWDGGRPLVGGVDQQTVNTVRAAGGDVIPSFGGWSGNKLESSCSSAGELAAAYQKVIDAYGLKAIDIDIEAAAYDSPTVQQRTVDALKTVKAANPGLKVYVTFGTGQNGPDTSLINRAAAAGLTVDSWTIMPFNFGGNGQNMGTLTVRAAEGLKTVVKNAYGYGDDQAYRHTGISSMNGVTDVGETITQADFRTILGYAQQRHLARLTFWSVNRDRPCTGGGADTCSGIGQQAWEFTRILAAYNG
- a CDS encoding ADP-ribosyltransferase domain-containing protein, with translation MNDVDVTATGGAGSSAGDPLGLADLFTGGGEPWLPLLAPVIEAQPGAADFIGPQRSPEVVPVRELTFQALKPHPPQKWKVVAFGQNPYPRPESATGIAMFDNTFSDWKDSQFGRVVSIRCIIKAAAMWKYGIVKKTPIADVRALLKKEDTVAPPEWFQAMLTQGVLLLNASLTASADGALPTDRHTSFWRPVAEQIVEEILRAKQDADEEDRGVVFAWWGAHARSLKRVVQRLEKKYPGVEVRHLDHANPAAQGDIFCEGEHFAQVNDALAAVGAEPIDWLPRKGWDRKAAGATGGSEGDGVAERMGAFIASTMELHQLYLERLTSVKDEGLVLPAVTGVFDTPLMDFRKAVEPVSQVLARLDRHIERSSRFGEEASGDGLSADAISALHLYTCESAFYREINAVLRSPDRERLVPYLPYLRLLFSAMEALPAQTRPLWRGVALDLRSQYPVGQTVTWWGVSSCTSELGVARAFLGSRGRRTLFEVTPARAVAIRRFSAFTGEEEFILAPGTRLKVTEVKAERGGLCTVRLTELEGQGLVS
- a CDS encoding macro domain-containing protein, whose product is MGFQHALRVVLVDVNDEVVAAWRSAFADTPEVEIRRGSLLDVDVDAWVSPTNARGRMDGGVDAVVKRHLGAGIQVRVQRAIRDGFGGSLPVGSAVCVPSGAAVPRYLISTPTMRQSSQNVGETMNVALACAAAFQAVHLQNRAKPGSIGSVALVGMGAQTGRVPAQVCANLMWTGYSLFHDHGFADYDELRAAVLGQLDDIEGAGSARRVRINVPRRPSFRR